From one Enterobacter kobei genomic stretch:
- the tusB gene encoding sulfurtransferase complex subunit TusB translates to MLHTLHHSPWQCDMTALLRTLQAGDDLLLLSDGVIAGIEGGRYLDLLLAAPISVHALNEDIAARGLSGQISNSITRVSYTEFVSLTVKHAVQMSW, encoded by the coding sequence ATGCTGCATACTTTGCATCACTCACCCTGGCAGTGCGATATGACTGCTCTGTTGCGTACGCTGCAGGCGGGGGACGATTTGCTTCTCTTGTCCGACGGTGTGATAGCGGGCATTGAAGGCGGGCGTTACCTTGATTTATTGCTGGCCGCCCCCATATCGGTACATGCGCTAAACGAAGACATCGCTGCGCGAGGTCTTTCTGGTCAAATTTCGAACAGTATTACCAGGGTTAGCTATACTGAATTCGTCAGCCTGACGGTAAAACATGCCGTTCAGATGTCCTGGTAG